One Luteibacter sp. 9135 DNA segment encodes these proteins:
- a CDS encoding DUF2628 domain-containing protein, which produces MAEAEFVTDPTLNAKWNTRFAFFERFGGPSSPRYKEELKKLPFKQKLIVNANFFAFFFGPIYFCILGLWKKALAILGLEVAVMVLMTVFNAPDVVYRGLGTGFSVFYMLVVNYSFYLKRVKGQDSWNPFEGMRL; this is translated from the coding sequence ATGGCAGAAGCCGAGTTCGTTACCGATCCCACGCTCAATGCGAAGTGGAACACCCGCTTCGCCTTCTTCGAGCGTTTCGGCGGTCCCAGTTCCCCGCGCTATAAGGAAGAGTTGAAGAAGCTTCCGTTCAAGCAGAAGCTCATCGTCAACGCCAACTTCTTCGCGTTCTTCTTCGGCCCGATCTATTTCTGCATCCTGGGCCTGTGGAAGAAGGCGCTCGCCATCCTTGGACTCGAGGTGGCGGTCATGGTGCTGATGACCGTGTTCAACGCGCCGGACGTCGTGTATCGCGGCCTCGGCACGGGCTTCAGTGTGTTCTACATGCTGGTGGTCAATTACTCGTTCTACCTCAAGCGCGTCAAGGGCCAGGACAGCTGGAACCCGTTCGAAGGCATGCGCCTTTGA
- a CDS encoding polysaccharide biosynthesis protein: MFLRKFIGIIHPRTAVVAHDLAMAAFAWWIAKTLRYALMPDLAPISYLPMEFPIVLLVQGAVFNWTGLYKGVWRFASLPDLWNIIRATCFGTLIIGLAMVMYSRLDGVPRSVFMIYPVVLVVLLGVPRLSYRFWKDSRIDLFQSTPTKRVLIVGADRAGEALSRDLRRDSRYSVIGFVDDNAALRGAQIGGIPVLGTVDQLAELSKAVAVQMLLIAVPGATTAQMRRIVAFCESTGLPFRTVPRLEDVVAGRAQFNEIKEVAIEDLLGRDAVELDWTAIRENISGGRVLVTGGGGSIGSELCRQVARLGAASLTVVEMSEYNLYRIGQELTSAYPELIFNGVLADARDATAINRLFQETQPQIVFHASAYKHVPMLQGQLREAFRNNVLGTRVVADAAVRCGAASFVLISTDKAVNPTSVMGACKRMAEIWCQNLAAHTSTRFITVRFGNVLDSAGSVVPLFRRQIRQGGPVTITHPEISRYFMTIPEACQLILQAASLGKGGEIFALDMGDPVKIRDLAEQMIRLAGKRPGSDIQIVYTGLRSGEKLFEELFHPLENYTSTTHAKIFQAQHRQVSWDMLQVQLARAEEAVAAFDEETLRRCVSQLLPSFRWSEPQSDNVLPLRRNESGDIA; encoded by the coding sequence ATGTTTCTGCGTAAGTTCATCGGCATCATCCATCCCCGCACGGCGGTCGTCGCCCACGACCTGGCCATGGCCGCGTTCGCCTGGTGGATTGCGAAGACCCTCCGTTACGCCCTGATGCCGGACCTGGCACCGATATCCTACCTGCCGATGGAATTTCCCATCGTGCTGCTGGTGCAGGGTGCCGTGTTCAACTGGACCGGCCTCTACAAGGGTGTATGGCGATTCGCCAGCCTGCCCGACCTGTGGAACATCATCCGCGCCACGTGCTTCGGCACCCTGATCATCGGCCTGGCCATGGTCATGTATTCGCGCCTGGATGGGGTCCCACGGTCGGTCTTCATGATCTATCCCGTGGTGCTGGTGGTGCTGCTCGGCGTGCCGCGCCTGAGCTACCGTTTCTGGAAAGACAGCCGCATCGACCTATTCCAGTCCACGCCGACCAAGCGCGTGCTGATCGTGGGCGCCGATCGCGCGGGTGAGGCGTTGTCGCGCGACCTGCGTCGGGACAGCCGTTACAGCGTCATCGGTTTCGTCGACGACAACGCGGCACTGCGTGGGGCCCAGATCGGCGGCATCCCGGTGCTGGGTACCGTGGACCAGCTGGCCGAGTTGTCCAAGGCCGTCGCTGTGCAGATGCTGCTCATCGCCGTCCCGGGTGCCACCACGGCGCAGATGCGCCGCATCGTCGCTTTCTGCGAAAGCACCGGCCTGCCGTTCCGCACGGTGCCGCGTCTGGAAGATGTCGTCGCGGGGCGTGCCCAGTTCAATGAAATCAAGGAAGTCGCGATCGAGGACCTGCTCGGTCGCGACGCGGTGGAACTGGACTGGACGGCGATCCGCGAAAACATCAGCGGCGGCCGGGTGCTGGTGACCGGTGGCGGCGGCTCGATCGGCTCCGAGCTTTGCCGGCAGGTGGCCCGCCTGGGGGCGGCGTCGCTGACCGTGGTGGAGATGTCCGAATACAACCTCTACCGCATCGGGCAGGAACTGACCTCGGCTTATCCGGAGCTGATCTTCAACGGTGTGCTGGCCGACGCGCGCGACGCCACGGCGATCAACCGCCTGTTCCAGGAGACGCAGCCGCAGATCGTCTTCCATGCGTCCGCGTACAAGCATGTGCCCATGTTGCAGGGCCAGTTGCGCGAGGCCTTCCGCAACAACGTGCTCGGCACGCGCGTCGTCGCCGATGCCGCAGTGCGCTGCGGCGCGGCATCGTTCGTACTGATCTCCACCGACAAGGCGGTCAATCCCACCTCGGTCATGGGTGCGTGCAAGCGCATGGCGGAGATCTGGTGTCAGAATCTTGCCGCGCATACGTCTACACGTTTCATTACGGTTCGCTTCGGTAACGTCCTGGATTCCGCCGGGTCGGTGGTCCCGTTGTTCCGCCGGCAGATCCGCCAGGGCGGTCCGGTGACGATCACCCACCCGGAGATCTCGCGTTACTTCATGACCATTCCCGAGGCCTGTCAGCTGATCCTGCAGGCGGCCAGTCTGGGCAAGGGTGGCGAGATCTTCGCGCTGGACATGGGCGACCCGGTGAAGATCCGCGACCTCGCCGAGCAGATGATCCGCCTGGCCGGCAAGCGTCCCGGCTCGGACATCCAGATCGTTTATACCGGTCTTCGCTCGGGTGAGAAGCTGTTCGAAGAATTGTTCCACCCGTTGGAGAATTATACGAGCACGACCCACGCGAAGATCTTCCAGGCGCAGCATCGCCAGGTCTCGTGGGACATGCTTCAGGTGCAGCTGGCCAGGGCCGAGGAGGCCGTGGCGGCGTTCGATGAAGAAACCCTGCGTCGGTGCGTGTCGCAGCTGCTGCCGTCGTTCCGCTGGAGCGAGCCGCAAAGCGACAACGTGCTGCCGTTACGTCGTAACGAAAGTGGAGACATCGCATGA
- the galU gene encoding UTP--glucose-1-phosphate uridylyltransferase GalU, whose amino-acid sequence MTQPLRKVVFPVAGLGTRFLPATKVVAKEMLPVLDRPLIQYAVDEAVDAGADTLVFVTNRYKHAIADYFDKAYELEEKLAEKHKDELLSILRGILPRHVRCVFVTQPEALGLGDAVLRAAPVVGNERFGVMLPDDLIWNKTGPGALRQMAEVADANDAGVIAVEEVPEQDTDKYGIVDATEAVTDRATIIRHMVEKPKPADAPSNLAVVGRYVLPCEIFEYLKKTEKGAGGEIQLTDAIEDLLKAKGKVLAYRFAGTRFDCGNKAGLVRATMAMALEDPKLAPIVREFANKA is encoded by the coding sequence ATGACCCAACCCCTGCGCAAGGTCGTATTTCCCGTGGCTGGCCTCGGTACGCGCTTCCTCCCCGCGACCAAGGTGGTAGCCAAGGAAATGCTGCCGGTGCTCGATCGTCCGCTGATCCAGTACGCCGTGGACGAGGCCGTCGACGCCGGTGCCGACACGCTGGTGTTCGTCACCAATCGCTACAAGCACGCCATTGCCGATTACTTCGACAAGGCCTACGAACTCGAAGAGAAGCTGGCCGAGAAGCACAAGGATGAACTGCTTTCCATCCTGCGGGGCATCCTGCCGCGGCACGTGCGCTGCGTGTTCGTCACGCAGCCGGAAGCCCTCGGTCTCGGCGACGCCGTGCTGCGCGCCGCGCCGGTGGTGGGCAACGAGCGCTTCGGCGTCATGCTTCCCGACGACCTGATCTGGAACAAGACCGGCCCGGGCGCACTGCGCCAGATGGCCGAGGTGGCCGACGCCAACGACGCCGGTGTCATCGCCGTGGAAGAAGTGCCCGAGCAGGACACCGACAAGTACGGCATCGTCGATGCAACGGAGGCGGTCACGGATCGCGCCACCATCATTCGCCACATGGTGGAGAAGCCCAAGCCGGCCGATGCCCCGTCGAACCTCGCCGTGGTGGGTCGCTATGTCCTGCCGTGCGAGATATTCGAGTACCTGAAGAAGACGGAGAAGGGCGCCGGCGGGGAGATCCAGCTCACCGATGCGATCGAGGACCTGCTCAAGGCCAAGGGCAAGGTGCTGGCCTACCGCTTCGCCGGCACGCGCTTCGACTGCGGCAACAAGGCCGGTCTGGTCCGCGCCACGATGGCGATGGCCCTGGAAGATCCCAAGCTCGCGCCGATCGTCCGCGAGTTCGCCAACAAGGCCTGA
- a CDS encoding MraY family glycosyltransferase gives MMPVVVSLLPTLVACGLAAFLVSFAAVRATIAYARRRGMLDAPGRRRSHSVPTPRGGGIGIVLGALAGMPAALLLLPVSPGAAITAAFSVAVIAVAGIGWLDDHGSLPIRPRLAIQLAATLLLCLAVASVTASLWWAVPLLLAGVWCINLHNFMDGIDGLAAQQAMFFSAACAALAWSAGSPALAGAGLAMATASLGFWWFNRSPARIFMGDVGSATLGLMVFALSAMLWAWRTELLWPALVFSSAFVIDATLTLLVRMLRGARWYTPHREHLYQWLVRRGASHRRVGLAYLAWNVLVCVPVAWIAFRFPAAAPVCFAATYLAGAAVWRTGKRYGLRRRERHVSA, from the coding sequence ATGATGCCCGTCGTCGTCAGCCTCCTGCCGACGCTGGTCGCCTGTGGCCTCGCTGCCTTCCTCGTCTCGTTCGCCGCCGTCCGGGCCACCATCGCCTACGCCCGCCGGCGCGGCATGCTGGATGCCCCGGGGCGTCGCCGCTCGCATAGCGTGCCCACGCCGCGCGGCGGAGGCATCGGCATCGTGCTGGGCGCACTGGCCGGGATGCCGGCGGCGCTGCTGCTCCTCCCGGTCTCACCGGGTGCTGCGATCACCGCAGCGTTTTCCGTTGCCGTGATTGCGGTGGCGGGCATCGGCTGGCTCGACGACCACGGTTCGCTGCCGATCCGGCCGCGCCTGGCGATCCAGCTGGCCGCGACGCTCCTGCTGTGCCTGGCCGTGGCGTCCGTCACTGCCAGCCTCTGGTGGGCCGTGCCCCTGCTGCTGGCCGGCGTATGGTGCATCAATCTGCACAACTTCATGGACGGCATCGACGGCTTGGCGGCCCAGCAGGCCATGTTCTTCAGTGCCGCCTGCGCAGCGCTGGCCTGGTCGGCAGGCAGCCCGGCCCTCGCGGGCGCGGGCCTGGCGATGGCCACCGCGTCGCTGGGCTTCTGGTGGTTCAACCGGTCTCCGGCCCGTATCTTCATGGGTGACGTGGGCAGCGCCACCCTCGGCCTCATGGTGTTCGCGCTGTCCGCCATGCTCTGGGCATGGCGCACGGAACTCCTCTGGCCGGCGCTGGTCTTTTCTTCCGCCTTCGTCATCGACGCGACCTTGACGTTGCTCGTGCGAATGCTGCGCGGTGCGCGCTGGTACACTCCGCACCGCGAACACCTTTACCAATGGCTGGTGAGGCGTGGCGCATCGCATCGCAGGGTAGGCCTGGCCTACCTCGCATGGAATGTTCTCGTCTGTGTTCCCGTCGCATGGATCGCGTTCCGCTTCCCGGCGGCGGCGCCCGTGTGTTTCGCGGCGACCTACCTGGCGGGAGCCGCGGTCTGGCGTACTGGCAAGCGATACGGCTTGCGTCGAAGGGAGCGACATGTTTCTGCGTAA
- a CDS encoding amidase gives MQHLSRKPVALVVALTLALTGVAASAREPVDDDAFASIAVVRQAYATGALTPESLTALFLRRIQALDRAGPSLHAVLETNPDALSIAGKAGRKGSLAGIAILLKDNIDTGDRMLTTAGSLALATKPAPHDATVAAKLRQAGAVILGKTNLSEWANMRSTHATSGWTGRGGLTLNPYVLDRNACGSSAGSGAAVAAGLATVAIGSETDGSIICPASMTGLVGIKPTVGLVSRAGIIPISSSQDTAGPMARSVADAATVLGAIAGSDPRDPATKDADKHATDYTRFLDPNALRGKRIGVVRQLAGIEPNADRALEHTIALLRAQGATVVDNVTLPHLKELSEHELDVMLYEFKHGIDAYLAGRPDQPMKNLADLIAFNDREAAREMPWFGQELFLQAQQKGDITDPAYIAMRDDNQRLAGPEGIDAALAKDHLDALLAPSWGPAFVNDLVLGDHVVSGDPTVGGVSAPAAIAGYPSITLPVEFAHELPVGVVFFGTKWSEPTLIAIAYGVEQKTRAFRRPGFLPTLPTY, from the coding sequence ATGCAGCACCTTTCCAGAAAACCGGTCGCGCTCGTTGTTGCACTGACACTCGCGCTGACCGGGGTCGCCGCAAGCGCCCGTGAACCGGTCGACGACGATGCCTTTGCGTCCATCGCGGTCGTGCGGCAGGCCTATGCCACCGGTGCGCTGACGCCCGAAAGCCTCACCGCGTTGTTCCTCCGGCGTATCCAGGCCCTCGACCGTGCAGGCCCCTCGCTGCACGCGGTGCTCGAGACCAACCCCGACGCGCTGTCCATCGCGGGCAAGGCAGGCCGCAAGGGCTCGCTGGCGGGCATCGCGATCCTGCTCAAGGACAACATCGACACCGGCGACCGCATGCTCACCACGGCCGGTTCGCTGGCCCTGGCGACTAAGCCGGCGCCGCACGACGCCACCGTGGCGGCGAAACTGCGCCAGGCCGGCGCCGTGATCCTCGGCAAGACCAACCTCAGCGAGTGGGCGAACATGCGCTCCACGCACGCCACCAGCGGCTGGACGGGGCGCGGCGGCCTGACCCTCAACCCGTACGTGCTGGATCGCAACGCCTGCGGCTCGAGTGCGGGCTCCGGCGCGGCGGTCGCCGCCGGCCTTGCCACGGTGGCGATCGGCAGCGAGACCGACGGTTCCATCATATGCCCTGCCTCGATGACCGGACTGGTCGGGATCAAACCCACGGTCGGGCTGGTCAGCCGTGCCGGCATCATTCCCATCTCCAGTAGCCAGGACACCGCCGGCCCCATGGCACGCAGCGTGGCCGATGCCGCGACGGTGCTGGGCGCGATCGCAGGCAGCGACCCGCGCGATCCGGCCACGAAGGACGCGGACAAGCACGCCACCGACTACACGCGGTTCCTCGACCCGAACGCCCTCCGTGGCAAGCGCATCGGCGTGGTGCGGCAGCTGGCGGGCATCGAGCCCAACGCCGATCGCGCCCTGGAGCACACCATCGCCTTGCTCCGGGCACAGGGCGCCACCGTGGTCGACAACGTCACCCTTCCGCACCTGAAGGAACTGAGCGAGCACGAGCTGGACGTGATGCTCTACGAGTTCAAACACGGCATCGACGCCTATCTTGCCGGCCGTCCCGACCAGCCGATGAAGAACCTTGCCGACCTCATCGCGTTCAACGACCGCGAGGCCGCGCGCGAGATGCCGTGGTTCGGCCAGGAACTGTTCCTGCAGGCACAGCAGAAGGGTGACATCACCGATCCGGCGTATATCGCGATGCGTGACGACAACCAGCGCCTCGCGGGGCCCGAAGGCATCGACGCCGCGCTGGCGAAAGACCACCTCGACGCCCTGCTGGCGCCCAGCTGGGGACCCGCCTTCGTCAACGATCTGGTCCTGGGCGATCATGTGGTGAGCGGCGACCCGACCGTCGGTGGTGTGTCCGCACCCGCGGCAATCGCCGGCTACCCGTCGATCACCCTGCCCGTCGAGTTCGCGCACGAGCTACCCGTGGGCGTGGTGTTCTTCGGCACGAAGTGGAGCGAGCCGACCCTCATCGCCATCGCCTACGGCGTGGAGCAGAAAACCCGGGCCTTCCGGCGTCCGGGGTTCCTGCCGACGCTGCCGACATACTGA
- a CDS encoding cytochrome c, protein MNLPIRHPVRCLYLVFLVFAGFPVHAETVEERGRYLTLAGDCASCHTARGGVPFSGGRAIGTPFGAIVAPNLTPDRETGLGAWHADDFYRAMHEGKGHDDTSLYPVFPFTSYTKVTRADTDAIFAYLKSLAPVKRAVPEPTLRWPYSMRSLMASWRALYFDEGEFRPDPKRSAPWNRGAYLVQGLGHCNECHASRNRFGAMVTEPYLAGGIIPTQNWYAPDLSMGRHGGLSGWTEADVVALLKTGRSAKGTALGPMAEVVLQSTQHLTDADLAAMASYLAALPEREPAEQRESAAGADDLARNGKTAYTAHCAQCHGDDGRGKRDAYPALDGNASVTEPTGINAIRIVLSGGFAPATRDNPRPYSMPPFSQKLGDDDAAAVVTYIRQAWSNKASAVSPGDVRAYRSTPGG, encoded by the coding sequence ATGAACCTGCCGATCCGTCATCCCGTACGTTGCCTGTACCTCGTTTTTCTGGTTTTCGCGGGTTTTCCCGTGCATGCCGAGACCGTCGAGGAGCGCGGCCGTTACCTCACCCTTGCGGGCGATTGCGCGTCGTGCCATACCGCGCGTGGCGGCGTGCCGTTTTCCGGTGGCCGCGCTATCGGTACGCCGTTCGGCGCCATCGTTGCGCCCAATCTCACGCCCGACCGGGAGACCGGCCTGGGCGCATGGCATGCCGACGATTTTTACCGGGCGATGCATGAAGGCAAGGGGCATGACGATACCTCGCTGTATCCCGTATTCCCGTTCACCTCGTACACGAAGGTGACGCGCGCGGACACCGATGCCATCTTCGCTTACCTGAAGAGCCTGGCGCCGGTGAAGCGTGCGGTACCCGAGCCGACGCTGCGCTGGCCCTACAGCATGCGTTCGCTGATGGCCTCGTGGCGTGCGCTGTATTTCGACGAGGGCGAGTTCCGGCCCGATCCGAAACGATCGGCGCCGTGGAACCGCGGTGCCTACCTCGTGCAGGGCCTGGGCCACTGCAACGAGTGCCACGCCAGCCGCAACCGTTTCGGTGCCATGGTCACCGAGCCCTATCTCGCCGGCGGCATCATCCCCACGCAAAACTGGTACGCGCCGGACCTGTCCATGGGCCGCCATGGGGGACTGTCCGGCTGGACGGAGGCGGACGTGGTGGCACTGTTGAAGACCGGTCGTTCCGCGAAAGGCACGGCGTTGGGGCCGATGGCCGAGGTGGTGCTGCAAAGCACGCAGCACCTCACCGATGCCGACCTTGCCGCCATGGCGAGCTACCTGGCCGCGCTGCCGGAACGCGAACCCGCGGAGCAACGCGAATCCGCGGCCGGTGCGGACGACCTCGCGCGTAACGGCAAGACAGCCTATACGGCACACTGCGCGCAATGCCATGGCGACGACGGGCGCGGCAAGCGCGACGCCTACCCGGCGCTGGACGGCAACGCCTCGGTCACCGAACCCACGGGCATCAACGCGATCCGCATCGTGCTGAGCGGCGGCTTCGCGCCCGCCACGCGCGATAACCCGCGACCCTATTCCATGCCGCCGTTCTCGCAGAAACTCGGCGACGACGATGCGGCGGCGGTCGTGACCTACATCCGGCAGGCCTGGTCGAACAAGGCCTCGGCGGTGTCACCTGGCGACGTGCGCGCCTATCGATCGACGCCGGGCGGCTGA
- a CDS encoding mechanosensitive ion channel family protein, which produces MNPSDWMPDFSHPWTRFALIVVIALAVAGILRRFVDLLLRRFTLRHPRGASIIARAKAPMEVIVPLAMLLLTFRAAPEQPERLIDGLEHLIAVLLIGACTWFLVRCIGALEATVSRFNPIDLEDNLRARRVQTQVRVLARTGMVVVIVLGLGVALMTFPTVRQFGASLLASAGLAGLAVGLAAKPVLGNLIAGIQIALTQPIRIDDVVIVEGEWGRIEEITSTYVVVAIWDQRRMIVPLQYFIETPFQNWTRNNSQILGSVLLWFDYGLPLDPLRTELQRICKDAAEWDGRVIVLQVVEANDKAMQIRALVSSMDSGKSFDLRCKVREGLIAFVRRDFPAYMPRYRVGAHDVGEPSR; this is translated from the coding sequence ATGAACCCTTCCGACTGGATGCCCGATTTTTCGCATCCGTGGACGCGTTTCGCGTTGATCGTAGTGATCGCGCTGGCCGTCGCGGGTATTCTCCGCCGCTTCGTCGACCTGTTGTTGCGTCGCTTCACCCTGCGACACCCACGCGGTGCCAGCATCATCGCGCGCGCCAAGGCGCCGATGGAAGTGATCGTGCCGCTGGCGATGCTGCTGCTGACTTTCCGTGCCGCGCCGGAGCAACCCGAGCGCCTGATCGATGGGCTGGAACACCTGATCGCGGTGCTGCTGATCGGGGCCTGTACCTGGTTCCTGGTCCGTTGCATCGGCGCGCTGGAAGCCACGGTATCCCGTTTCAATCCCATCGACCTGGAAGACAATCTCCGCGCACGACGCGTGCAGACGCAGGTCCGTGTGCTGGCACGCACCGGCATGGTCGTAGTCATCGTGCTCGGCCTGGGCGTGGCGTTGATGACGTTCCCCACCGTGCGCCAGTTCGGCGCCAGCCTGCTAGCGTCCGCCGGCCTGGCCGGCCTCGCGGTAGGCCTCGCCGCCAAGCCGGTACTGGGCAACCTCATCGCCGGCATCCAGATCGCGCTGACGCAGCCGATCCGTATCGACGACGTGGTGATCGTCGAAGGGGAGTGGGGCCGGATCGAGGAAATCACCAGCACCTACGTGGTGGTGGCGATCTGGGACCAGCGCCGCATGATCGTGCCGCTGCAATACTTCATCGAGACGCCGTTCCAGAACTGGACACGCAACAACTCGCAGATACTCGGTTCGGTGCTGCTGTGGTTCGACTACGGCCTGCCGCTGGACCCGTTGCGCACGGAGTTGCAGCGCATCTGCAAGGACGCCGCCGAGTGGGACGGCCGCGTCATCGTCTTGCAGGTGGTCGAGGCGAACGACAAGGCGATGCAGATCCGCGCCCTGGTCAGCTCGATGGACTCCGGCAAGTCGTTCGACCTGCGCTGCAAGGTGCGCGAAGGCCTGATCGCCTTCGTCCGCCGCGATTTCCCCGCCTACATGCCCCGTTACCGCGTAGGAGCCCACGATGTGGGCGAACCCTCAAGGTAG
- a CDS encoding mismatch-specific DNA-glycosylase has protein sequence MSHDDPHGFILPDVLETGLALVFCGTAAGTRSARDSAYYAHPGNMFWRTVHAVGLTPRLLAPAEYPLMPDFGIGLTDLSKFHYGNDAELPRDAFDVAALREKLARFAPRTLAFTSKQAGRSALGRPVDVGRQPVDIGCTAVFVLPSPSGQARRSWDVEPWRQLAAFVRDQPPGVDR, from the coding sequence ATGAGCCACGACGATCCACACGGTTTCATCCTCCCCGACGTGCTCGAAACGGGCCTGGCGCTGGTGTTCTGCGGCACGGCGGCAGGTACGCGATCGGCCCGCGACAGCGCCTATTACGCCCACCCGGGCAACATGTTCTGGCGCACGGTCCATGCGGTGGGCCTGACACCGCGGCTGCTGGCACCCGCCGAATACCCCTTGATGCCGGATTTCGGCATCGGCCTGACCGACCTGTCGAAATTCCATTACGGCAACGACGCCGAGCTGCCCCGCGACGCGTTCGATGTCGCCGCGCTGCGCGAAAAGCTGGCGCGATTCGCCCCACGCACCCTCGCTTTCACCAGCAAGCAGGCGGGGCGCTCCGCGCTCGGCAGGCCGGTCGACGTGGGGCGACAACCCGTAGACATCGGGTGCACCGCCGTCTTCGTGCTGCCCTCCCCGTCCGGCCAAGCGCGGCGATCGTGGGACGTCGAGCCCTGGCGACAGCTTGCCGCCTTCGTGCGCGATCAGCCGCCCGGCGTCGATCGATAG
- a CDS encoding c-type cytochrome gives MRLPSRLTVAVIALCALAVRAQDTTTVPDTLVQRIAACTSCHGVHGEGGDNGFNPRLAGKPAGYLHRQMQDFQKGLRHYPIMEYTVAPLSDAYLREIADYFSAQQVPYTKQPAPAMSPRDTARGEQLVLRGDAQKGVPACVACHGARLAGVQPDIPGLVNLPYDYISAQLGAWRTDTRSTTAPDCMATIVSRLSDADISAVSAWLATRPVPEDTHAEPAGSVTPPMRCGVLGG, from the coding sequence ATGCGTCTTCCGAGCCGACTCACCGTCGCCGTCATCGCGCTGTGCGCCCTCGCGGTGCGCGCGCAGGATACGACCACGGTGCCCGATACCCTCGTGCAACGTATCGCCGCCTGCACCAGCTGCCATGGCGTGCACGGGGAGGGTGGGGACAATGGCTTCAACCCGCGCCTGGCCGGCAAGCCGGCGGGCTACCTCCATAGGCAGATGCAGGACTTCCAGAAAGGCCTGCGGCATTACCCGATCATGGAATACACCGTCGCCCCGCTGAGCGACGCGTACCTTCGCGAGATCGCCGATTACTTCTCCGCCCAGCAGGTGCCTTATACGAAGCAGCCGGCACCGGCGATGTCGCCACGCGACACGGCACGTGGCGAGCAGCTGGTGCTGCGCGGCGATGCGCAGAAGGGCGTGCCCGCGTGCGTCGCCTGCCACGGTGCGCGCCTGGCCGGGGTCCAGCCGGATATCCCGGGACTGGTCAACCTGCCGTATGACTACATCAGCGCGCAGTTGGGTGCCTGGCGCACCGACACGCGCAGTACGACGGCACCCGACTGCATGGCGACGATCGTCAGCCGACTGAGCGATGCGGACATCAGCGCGGTATCGGCGTGGCTGGCCACGCGCCCCGTGCCCGAGGATACCCATGCCGAACCGGCCGGCAGTGTCACGCCACCGATGCGCTGCGGCGTGTTGGGAGGATGA